A stretch of Caenibius tardaugens NBRC 16725 DNA encodes these proteins:
- the npdG gene encoding NADPH-dependent F420 reductase, whose amino-acid sequence MADNKAVIAVLGGTGHEGAGLAARWAKAGYRVVIGSRDAGRAADAAAEMAAKTGGDVRGLANADAAAAGEIVVLAVPYAGQKALANDVRAQLEGKILIDVTVPLVPPKVARVQLPEGGSAVEALQKDLGEGVRVVAAFQNVSAHQLADLDAEVNCDVLVAGDDIEARETVVQLARAIGITALHAGPLANSAAAEALTSVLIAINKRYKVADGAGIRITGIPDLA is encoded by the coding sequence ATGGCTGATAACAAGGCAGTAATCGCGGTATTGGGTGGCACCGGGCACGAAGGCGCTGGCCTTGCCGCGCGTTGGGCCAAAGCTGGCTATCGCGTCGTCATCGGATCGCGCGATGCGGGCCGTGCGGCCGATGCGGCGGCAGAAATGGCGGCGAAGACGGGCGGCGATGTGCGCGGCCTTGCCAATGCCGATGCCGCTGCCGCTGGTGAAATCGTGGTTCTGGCGGTGCCCTATGCCGGGCAGAAGGCGCTGGCCAACGACGTGCGCGCCCAGCTTGAAGGCAAGATCCTGATCGATGTTACCGTGCCGCTGGTGCCACCCAAGGTCGCCCGCGTGCAACTGCCCGAAGGCGGCTCCGCAGTCGAAGCGCTGCAGAAGGATCTGGGCGAAGGCGTCCGCGTGGTGGCCGCGTTCCAGAACGTGTCCGCGCATCAGCTCGCCGATCTCGATGCCGAAGTGAACTGCGACGTTCTGGTTGCGGGCGATGATATCGAAGCACGCGAAACCGTGGTGCAACTGGCCCGTGCGATCGGCATCACCGCGCTCCACGCGGGGCCGCTCGCCAATTCGGCCGCTGCCGAAGCGCTGACATCGGTCCTGATCGCGATCAACAAGCGGTACAAGGTGGCGGACGGCGCAGGCATCCGCATCACCGGCATCCCGGATCTGGCGTGA
- the cofE gene encoding coenzyme F420-0:L-glutamate ligase — protein sequence MTARRLTAVGLDQIGDIAAGDDLAAVLLDALAAAGENLQPGDVIALAQKIVSKAEGRAVRLSDVTPSPRALELATVTGKDPRLCELLLGETELVLRQREGLVVVEDTRGMVLANAGIDASNVTADGDSVLLLPEDPDASARALRNALEQRTGVAPAVVIIDSIGRAWRQGTVGTAIGVAGMPALLDLRGKPDMHGRLLETSELGLADEVAAAASLLMGQADERCPAVLLRGLDLAGDGTARDLLRPRDRDMFR from the coding sequence GTGACCGCCCGTCGCCTGACAGCTGTCGGGCTGGACCAGATCGGCGATATCGCCGCCGGGGATGATCTGGCGGCGGTGCTGCTCGATGCGCTGGCTGCAGCGGGGGAAAACCTGCAACCGGGCGATGTGATCGCGCTGGCGCAGAAGATCGTGTCCAAGGCCGAAGGGCGCGCCGTGCGCCTGTCGGATGTCACCCCTTCCCCCCGGGCGCTGGAACTGGCCACGGTGACCGGCAAGGACCCGCGCCTGTGCGAACTCCTGCTCGGTGAAACAGAGCTGGTGTTGCGCCAGCGTGAAGGACTGGTCGTGGTGGAGGATACACGCGGCATGGTTCTGGCCAATGCCGGGATCGATGCCTCCAACGTCACCGCCGATGGCGACAGTGTGCTGCTGCTGCCCGAAGACCCGGATGCCAGCGCCCGCGCCCTGCGCAATGCGCTGGAACAGCGCACCGGCGTGGCGCCTGCCGTGGTGATTATCGACAGCATCGGCCGTGCCTGGCGGCAGGGAACGGTGGGCACTGCCATCGGGGTTGCCGGAATGCCCGCGCTGCTCGATCTGCGGGGCAAGCCGGATATGCACGGTCGCCTGCTGGAAACCAGCGAACTGGGGCTGGCCGACGAAGTGGCCGCCGCCGCCTCGCTGCTGATGGGACAAGCCGACGAACGTTGCCCGGCAGTACTGCTGCGCGGCCTCGATCTGGCGGGCGATGGCACGGCGCGCGATCTGCTGCGCCCGCGCGACAGGGACATGTTCCGATGA
- the cofD gene encoding 2-phospho-L-lactate transferase — protein MTIRVLALCGGIGGAKLALGLSHILPPDDLAILVNTGDDFEHLGLTISPDVDTVTYTLAGLNNTELGWGLAGESWAFMDQLRKLGGEGWFNLGDRDLALHIERTQRLHAGESLSAITADVAARLGVAPRLLPMSDDPVRTVLDTDEGTLEFQHYFVGRQAQPAVSAIAYRGADTARPNPAALAALADPALEAVIICPSNPWLSIAPLLAMPALRHALEQTAAPVIAISPIVGGKAIKGPTAKLMGELGLPVTAHTVARFYAGLASAYVLDEADSDLADDIKALGLAVDVQPTVMTDLASKTALAGQVLDFAERLRHTRA, from the coding sequence ATGACAATCCGAGTGCTTGCCCTGTGTGGCGGGATCGGCGGGGCCAAACTGGCGCTCGGCCTCAGCCATATCCTTCCGCCAGACGATCTGGCGATTCTCGTCAATACGGGCGATGATTTCGAGCATCTCGGCCTGACGATATCGCCCGATGTCGACACGGTTACCTATACGCTGGCAGGCCTCAACAACACCGAACTCGGCTGGGGCCTTGCCGGAGAGAGCTGGGCCTTCATGGACCAGCTCCGCAAGCTGGGCGGCGAAGGCTGGTTCAATCTGGGCGACCGCGATCTGGCGTTGCATATCGAACGGACCCAGCGGTTGCATGCGGGCGAAAGTCTGTCCGCGATCACGGCCGATGTTGCGGCCAGACTGGGCGTGGCTCCACGCCTCTTGCCGATGTCCGACGATCCGGTGCGCACCGTGCTGGACACCGATGAAGGCACGCTGGAATTCCAGCACTACTTCGTTGGCAGGCAGGCACAACCCGCCGTCAGCGCGATTGCCTATCGCGGCGCGGATACTGCCCGCCCCAATCCGGCCGCGCTTGCCGCGCTGGCCGATCCCGCGCTGGAGGCAGTGATCATCTGCCCGTCGAACCCGTGGTTGAGTATTGCGCCCCTGCTGGCCATGCCCGCCTTGCGCCATGCGCTGGAACAGACCGCAGCCCCGGTCATCGCCATATCCCCGATCGTGGGCGGCAAGGCGATCAAGGGGCCCACGGCCAAGCTGATGGGCGAACTGGGCCTGCCTGTCACCGCCCACACAGTCGCCCGGTTCTATGCCGGACTGGCCAGTGCCTATGTCCTTGACGAGGCAGACAGTGATCTTGCCGACGATATCAAGGCGCTCGGCCTCGCGGTTGATGTCCAGCCCACCGTGATGACCGACCTTGCCTCGAAAACGGCGCTGGCCGGGCAAGTCCTCGATTTCGCGGAACGTCTGCGCCACACCCGCGCCTGA
- the cofC gene encoding 2-phospho-L-lactate guanylyltransferase, whose protein sequence is MLWTLIPAKSFHQSKRRLAALFDAEERAAISTALLARTVRVAKTALADSAIVVVASGDDVADVAHAAGADRVIMPRAEGLNPQLAEAALHVPEGADLLILHADLPLLTPQDLAALVATPGPVVLAPDHRGEGTNALLQRAADRFFAFGVGSCARHREEAARQGLQAVLCARPGLARDLDEADDWAAVEAALGHGTPLSAADLIERLKRPI, encoded by the coding sequence ATGCTCTGGACCCTGATCCCGGCCAAATCGTTCCACCAGTCCAAACGCCGTCTGGCCGCCCTGTTCGACGCGGAAGAACGCGCCGCAATCAGCACCGCGCTGCTTGCCCGCACAGTGCGTGTGGCGAAGACTGCCCTTGCGGACAGCGCGATTGTGGTCGTCGCGTCGGGCGATGATGTGGCCGATGTGGCCCATGCCGCAGGCGCCGACCGGGTGATCATGCCCCGTGCGGAAGGGCTGAACCCGCAACTGGCCGAAGCCGCGCTGCACGTGCCCGAAGGCGCCGATCTGCTGATCCTCCATGCGGATCTGCCCCTGCTCACCCCGCAGGATCTTGCCGCACTGGTCGCAACGCCGGGGCCGGTCGTGCTGGCACCCGATCATCGCGGCGAAGGCACCAATGCCCTGTTGCAGCGCGCGGCCGACCGCTTCTTCGCCTTTGGCGTGGGCAGTTGCGCCCGCCATCGGGAAGAAGCCGCGCGGCAGGGCCTGCAAGCTGTGCTCTGCGCGCGGCCAGGCCTTGCCCGCGATCTGGATGAGGCGGACGACTGGGCGGCGGTCGAAGCGGCCCTGGGTCACGGCACGCCGCTGTCCGCCGCGGACCTGATCGAGCGGCTGAAGCGCCCGATCTGA
- a CDS encoding nuclear transport factor 2 family protein, translated as MTVEERLAALETRLHAAEDELAIMRLLASYGPLVDSGQSEAAAAMWIDSGLYDYSGGAVATAPDGLIAAYEGPEHQGLIADGCSHLTAPPRITLQGDRAEALAYSYVARRRDGEWFLYRAAINHWHLVRTDDATFGGWRIERRTNRLLEGTEDSYAVMRKGSFV; from the coding sequence ATGACGGTTGAGGAACGGTTGGCGGCGCTGGAAACGCGTTTGCATGCGGCGGAAGACGAACTGGCGATCATGCGCTTGCTGGCCAGCTATGGGCCACTGGTCGATAGCGGGCAGAGCGAGGCGGCGGCGGCGATGTGGATCGATAGCGGTCTCTATGATTATTCGGGCGGGGCCGTGGCAACGGCACCGGATGGGCTCATCGCCGCCTATGAAGGGCCGGAACATCAGGGGCTGATTGCCGATGGCTGCTCGCACCTGACCGCGCCGCCGCGTATCACGCTGCAGGGCGACCGGGCCGAGGCGCTGGCCTATTCCTACGTTGCCCGACGTCGCGACGGGGAATGGTTCCTCTATCGCGCGGCGATCAACCATTGGCATCTGGTGCGCACGGACGATGCCACATTTGGCGGCTGGCGGATCGAAAGACGCACCAATCGCCTGCTGGAAGGGACGGAGGATTCCTATGCGGTTATGCGCAAGGGATCGTTCGTTTAA
- a CDS encoding transglutaminase-like cysteine peptidase, whose product MMATMTPLAVQIAGATQCTFASGASGLPGALVATAQLSPVNKSAAILGGAPSKLDQIRLQQAAMAAPLASQTPEAAGLIGANAVKPLQPAAGGITARSTDCGTFSSRAGSTASFIQPAVAFRGAAGMAPQVRSPDDYLASKRIAIGRTHFDADWSRVLYQSVSSAQARKFGAGHNADGLALIAAVNRAVNHQIRYVEDRQLFGRNDYWAGAQTTLRMGKGDCEDIALAKMQVLAAAGVARKDMILTIARDLARNADHAILIVRHQGQYLLLDNSTDKVLDASQSYDYRPILSFSEGATWLHGY is encoded by the coding sequence ATGATGGCCACGATGACCCCGCTGGCGGTGCAGATCGCCGGCGCGACGCAATGTACTTTTGCTTCGGGGGCCAGTGGGCTGCCCGGTGCACTGGTTGCCACCGCGCAACTCAGCCCTGTCAACAAAAGCGCGGCAATCCTCGGCGGTGCGCCCAGCAAACTCGATCAAATTCGCCTGCAACAGGCGGCGATGGCCGCACCATTGGCATCGCAGACCCCCGAAGCGGCCGGCCTGATCGGCGCCAATGCCGTCAAGCCCTTGCAACCGGCAGCTGGCGGGATCACCGCCCGTAGCACCGATTGCGGCACGTTCTCCTCGCGGGCGGGCAGCACGGCATCGTTCATCCAGCCTGCGGTTGCGTTCCGTGGCGCGGCGGGCATGGCTCCGCAGGTCCGCTCGCCGGACGACTATCTCGCCAGCAAGCGCATCGCCATTGGCCGGACGCATTTCGATGCCGACTGGTCGCGCGTGCTCTACCAATCGGTTTCAAGCGCGCAGGCCCGCAAGTTCGGCGCCGGGCACAATGCCGACGGGCTGGCGTTGATCGCAGCGGTGAATCGCGCGGTCAATCACCAGATCCGCTATGTCGAAGACCGCCAGCTGTTCGGGCGGAACGATTACTGGGCCGGGGCGCAGACAACCCTGCGCATGGGCAAGGGCGACTGTGAAGATATCGCATTGGCCAAGATGCAGGTGCTGGCCGCCGCCGGGGTGGCGCGCAAGGACATGATCCTGACCATTGCCCGCGATCTCGCCCGCAACGCCGACCATGCCATCCTGATCGTGCGGCATCAGGGGCAATACCTCCTGCTGGACAACAGCACCGACAAGGTGCTCGACGCCAGCCAGAGCTACGATTACCGCCCGATCCTGAGTTTCAGCGAAGGGGCCACCTGGCTGCACGGGTACTGA
- a CDS encoding HlyD family type I secretion periplasmic adaptor subunit, translating into MTEEGVRQSGFRARLRAMRKQYDQWDASRKLIAVCAGGMLVLTVWASLATVDEITRGTGKVIPTSKAQLVQPSEAAVVKEILVRGGQSVKRGQLLVRLDDAEASSALGQLQTENERLSVRAERLKSEASGQQLGCEEGTVCADERRLQQVRVATARSRESALAAAVEQRRRDLREGEATAGALANSARLAGDQVRMLEPLAAKGIVPQTELLTAQRELVDTQGRLAAARQGVARAQAAVREAEAELSSSRLDFQQQALSERSEVETKIAVNQQTIRGAAARKQRNELRAPANGVVNDVQISTVGGFVGPGEKLMQIIPVGDKLLVEARVSPRDIAFIKVGDRANVKVTAYDFSIYGGLTGKVQQVSADSIYDEVQRETYYTVVVETDRAFIAKGGQKFPIVPGMICDVEVITGRKSILSYLFKPVTKGLSQALTER; encoded by the coding sequence GTGACTGAAGAAGGCGTACGCCAAAGTGGTTTCCGCGCCCGTTTGCGGGCAATGCGCAAGCAGTATGACCAGTGGGACGCCAGCCGCAAGCTGATAGCGGTCTGCGCGGGGGGCATGCTGGTGCTGACGGTGTGGGCCAGCCTGGCCACGGTCGATGAAATCACCCGTGGCACGGGCAAGGTCATCCCCACCAGCAAGGCCCAGCTTGTCCAGCCATCGGAAGCTGCGGTGGTGAAGGAAATTCTGGTGCGTGGCGGGCAGTCGGTAAAGCGCGGGCAATTGCTTGTGCGGCTGGACGATGCCGAAGCCTCATCCGCGCTGGGCCAGTTGCAGACCGAGAACGAACGCCTGTCGGTGCGGGCGGAACGGCTGAAAAGCGAAGCGTCCGGCCAGCAGCTTGGCTGCGAGGAAGGGACGGTTTGCGCCGACGAACGCCGCCTGCAGCAGGTGCGCGTGGCCACGGCCCGCAGCCGTGAAAGCGCGCTGGCCGCCGCCGTGGAACAACGCCGCCGCGATCTGCGCGAAGGCGAAGCAACCGCTGGTGCGCTGGCCAATTCCGCACGGCTGGCGGGCGATCAGGTGCGTATGCTGGAACCGCTGGCAGCGAAAGGGATCGTACCGCAGACCGAACTGCTGACCGCGCAGCGCGAACTGGTGGATACGCAAGGCCGGCTTGCAGCCGCGCGGCAGGGTGTGGCCCGTGCTCAGGCCGCCGTACGCGAAGCCGAAGCGGAACTGAGCAGTTCGCGGCTCGACTTCCAGCAGCAGGCGTTGAGCGAACGCAGCGAGGTCGAAACCAAGATCGCGGTGAACCAGCAGACCATTCGCGGCGCGGCCGCGCGCAAACAGCGCAACGAATTGCGTGCGCCCGCCAATGGCGTGGTCAACGATGTGCAGATTTCCACGGTTGGCGGCTTTGTCGGTCCCGGTGAAAAGCTGATGCAGATCATTCCGGTAGGCGACAAGCTGCTGGTCGAGGCGCGGGTCAGCCCGCGCGATATCGCCTTTATCAAGGTGGGCGACCGGGCGAACGTGAAGGTTACCGCCTATGATTTCTCGATATATGGCGGCCTGACCGGCAAGGTGCAGCAGGTTTCTGCCGACAGCATCTATGACGAGGTGCAGCGCGAAACCTATTACACTGTGGTGGTGGAAACCGATCGCGCCTTCATTGCCAAGGGCGGGCAGAAGTTTCCGATCGTGCCAGGCATGATATGCGACGTGGAGGTCATTACCGGCCGCAAGAGCATTCTGTCCTACCTGTTCAAGCCGGTGACCAAGGGGCTGAGCCAGGCGCTGACCGAACGTTAG
- a CDS encoding cell wall hydrolase, with amino-acid sequence MNATVISNHPRPLSFAGFGSRRMFWHAGYVLTFGCALALAGSTRLTHSEAQAAVGILPQQAKMLAAMTNGEQGRVVSKGDTARERNALIPVSSLPVERPGALFTIPSGTPAYETALRCLSQAIYYEAANEPITGKRAVAQVVLNRLKHPAYPNSVCGVVYEGSNRPVCQFSFTCDGSLLRAPGGPRWAESRQVAEAALAGQTEPRVGTATHYHADYVLPRWAFTLAKIEKIGAHIFYRFPGGWGRSSAFTDRWTGSEHIPQLDYARLQNALDHRMDDGSSVAFVPGLTVEAHISDRHASNDVGGRIDTTKQWRLTIPDPTHVSQGYRTTMAGQGAAQAPAPASAPVAAETVQP; translated from the coding sequence ATGAACGCCACTGTCATATCCAATCATCCGCGCCCGCTGTCTTTTGCCGGGTTCGGGTCGCGGCGCATGTTCTGGCACGCCGGTTATGTGCTGACGTTCGGTTGCGCGCTGGCGCTGGCCGGGTCCACCCGCCTGACGCACAGCGAAGCGCAGGCAGCGGTCGGTATTCTTCCGCAGCAGGCCAAAATGCTTGCTGCGATGACGAATGGTGAACAGGGGCGTGTCGTCAGCAAAGGCGACACGGCGCGGGAACGCAATGCCCTCATACCCGTGTCCAGCCTGCCGGTAGAACGGCCGGGCGCCCTGTTCACCATTCCATCAGGCACGCCTGCTTACGAAACGGCGCTGCGGTGCCTGTCGCAGGCGATTTACTACGAAGCCGCGAACGAGCCGATTACCGGCAAGCGGGCCGTGGCGCAGGTCGTGCTCAACCGGCTGAAGCATCCCGCTTATCCCAATTCGGTCTGCGGCGTGGTCTACGAAGGCAGCAACAGGCCGGTGTGCCAGTTCAGCTTCACTTGCGATGGTTCGCTGTTGCGCGCACCTGGCGGGCCGCGCTGGGCGGAATCGCGGCAGGTTGCCGAAGCCGCTCTGGCCGGGCAGACGGAGCCGCGCGTCGGCACCGCCACGCACTATCACGCGGATTACGTCTTGCCGCGTTGGGCCTTCACCTTGGCCAAGATCGAAAAGATCGGCGCGCACATCTTCTATCGTTTCCCCGGCGGGTGGGGGCGGTCTTCCGCATTCACCGATCGCTGGACCGGTTCGGAGCATATCCCGCAGCTCGATTATGCCCGCCTGCAGAATGCCCTCGATCACCGGATGGATGATGGAAGCAGTGTGGCCTTTGTTCCGGGCCTGACCGTCGAAGCGCATATCAGCGATCGCCACGCCTCGAACGATGTTGGCGGACGGATCGATACGACCAAGCAATGGCGCCTGACGATCCCCGATCCGACCCATGTCAGCCAGGGCTATCGTACGACGATGGCAGGGCAAGGTGCTGCTCAGGCGCCTGCGCCTGCCTCCGCCCCTGTTGCCGCGGAGACTGTGCAGCCGTGA
- a CDS encoding type I secretion system permease/ATPase, whose product MHDEGLRDGTTPSDPLLACIAELADHFGLAFSPTLLLTLARDDAGRLPFHQAGPALELIGLNFEAVEGRKLTHQPDNCPALIALQGGQVAIAYDMNATDVLIWRPGARERVWLPHAAVAEEFAGGFLSVYGDPSSLREREVPWHSKGRHHWFWSELRKERGAFRPVLLASLLINLLALAMPLFTMNVYDRVFPNRASSTLWVLGVGVLLAFAMEYALRQARTNVIDQIGRRLDLKLSQKIFGRVLATPLSARQGNTGALAARVSEYATVRDFFGSTTIVLIVDAVFLVLFVAVIAFIAGWLAIVPLTAILVMGLIGYRLQARVVEAAQDAQADHGLQQTLLVESIAGMETLKSMAGEGGMTGRWYRLAEIGTYSQQRLRKINATAVSLASTCQQVSNIALVVGGYYLFDAGEITMGAIIAIVMLSSRSLGPAGQLAFLLTRGRQANETLESIERLFDAEDERRQGSQTVPPTVRSASIRLENLEFGYPDAPVAALDGLNLTITPGERIAVIGRVASGKSTLGRLLCGLYQPTDGTMLVDGIDSRQYRPHDIRSEFRFVGQDANLFTGTVKDNLTLGRHDLGDEALIDALRTTGAEQFLSRDAGGFDRLVGEHGRRLSGGQRSFLALARAFVSPSKLLFLDEPTGAMDSQTEKLFVERLSQSLTPGQTLVISTHRPALFSLCDRLIVLDKGRVVADGPKNEIIAATGNAERLMP is encoded by the coding sequence GTGCACGACGAAGGCTTGCGCGACGGCACGACGCCGTCCGATCCCCTGTTGGCTTGTATTGCCGAACTGGCCGATCATTTCGGTCTGGCATTCTCGCCGACGCTTTTGCTGACGCTGGCCCGCGATGATGCCGGGCGGTTGCCGTTTCATCAGGCAGGGCCGGCGCTGGAACTGATCGGGCTGAATTTCGAAGCCGTCGAAGGCCGTAAGCTCACGCATCAGCCGGATAATTGCCCGGCGTTGATCGCATTGCAGGGCGGGCAGGTTGCCATTGCCTATGACATGAATGCGACCGATGTGCTGATCTGGCGTCCGGGCGCTCGCGAACGGGTGTGGCTGCCGCATGCGGCGGTGGCGGAAGAGTTCGCGGGCGGGTTCCTTTCGGTTTACGGCGATCCGAGCAGCCTGCGTGAACGCGAGGTGCCGTGGCATTCGAAAGGGCGCCACCACTGGTTCTGGAGCGAACTGCGCAAGGAACGCGGGGCGTTTCGCCCAGTGCTTCTGGCATCGCTGCTGATCAACCTGCTGGCGCTGGCGATGCCGTTGTTCACCATGAACGTCTATGACCGGGTGTTTCCCAACCGGGCTTCGTCCACGCTGTGGGTGCTGGGTGTCGGGGTGCTGCTGGCGTTCGCCATGGAATATGCCTTGCGGCAGGCGCGCACCAACGTGATCGATCAGATCGGGCGGCGGCTCGATCTCAAGCTTTCGCAGAAGATCTTCGGCCGTGTGCTGGCGACGCCGCTTTCGGCGCGGCAGGGCAATACCGGGGCACTGGCCGCACGGGTTTCCGAATATGCCACCGTGCGCGATTTCTTCGGTTCGACCACCATCGTGCTGATTGTCGACGCGGTTTTCCTCGTGCTGTTCGTGGCCGTGATTGCCTTTATCGCGGGCTGGCTGGCCATCGTGCCGCTGACCGCCATTCTGGTGATGGGGTTGATCGGATATCGGCTGCAGGCCAGAGTCGTGGAAGCGGCGCAGGACGCGCAGGCTGATCACGGCCTGCAACAGACGCTGCTGGTGGAATCCATCGCCGGGATGGAAACGCTGAAAAGCATGGCGGGCGAAGGCGGGATGACCGGCCGCTGGTACCGTCTGGCGGAAATCGGCACGTATTCCCAGCAACGGCTGCGCAAGATTAATGCCACGGCGGTCAGCCTTGCATCCACCTGCCAGCAGGTTTCCAACATCGCACTGGTTGTCGGCGGGTATTACCTGTTCGACGCAGGCGAGATCACTATGGGTGCGATCATTGCCATTGTCATGCTGTCCTCGCGTTCGCTGGGGCCGGCGGGGCAACTGGCCTTCCTGCTGACCCGGGGGCGTCAGGCGAATGAAACGCTGGAAAGCATCGAACGGCTGTTCGATGCGGAGGACGAACGCCGTCAGGGTAGCCAGACCGTGCCACCGACCGTGCGTTCCGCCTCGATCCGTCTGGAAAATCTGGAATTCGGTTATCCCGATGCGCCGGTCGCGGCGCTGGATGGCCTGAACCTGACGATTACGCCGGGCGAAAGGATTGCCGTGATCGGTCGGGTCGCGTCGGGCAAGTCCACGCTGGGGCGCCTGCTGTGCGGCCTGTATCAGCCGACCGATGGCACCATGCTGGTCGACGGGATCGACAGCCGCCAGTACCGTCCGCACGATATCCGTTCGGAATTCCGGTTTGTCGGGCAGGATGCCAATCTCTTCACCGGCACGGTGAAAGACAATCTCACGCTTGGTCGCCATGATCTGGGAGACGAGGCGCTGATTGATGCCCTGCGCACCACGGGCGCGGAACAGTTCCTGTCGCGCGATGCGGGTGGTTTCGACCGCCTTGTCGGCGAACATGGCAGGCGCCTTTCGGGGGGGCAACGGTCCTTCCTCGCGCTGGCCCGGGCATTCGTTTCTCCGTCCAAACTGCTCTTCCTCGACGAGCCGACCGGGGCGATGGACAGCCAGACCGAGAAACTCTTTGTCGAACGGTTGTCCCAATCTCTGACACCTGGTCAGACATTGGTTATTTCCACCCATAGACCAGCACTTTTCAGCCTGTGCGATCGCCTGATCGTACTGGACAAGGGCCGTGTTGTCGCTGACGGTCCGAAGAATGAGATCATCGCTGCAACAGGCAATGCTGAAAGGCTGATGCCATGA
- a CDS encoding TolC family protein, translating into MVKSKLASLAAVALLCGASTPVLAQAQGQAVSMRDAIAVAMESNPEILQAQMNTEAIQAERKQAQGLFAPRVTLDASAGARRLENATRRNLGISDDWLYPLEAGLNAEWVAIDFGRRRGELLRQASRVDGASLRVLERSQYVALQIARQYLDILLQERVLAASQDNSAFHRSLVNDLAEGVRQGSISIADQQQAEERLQAAIVREEEAAETLKDARISLRTLTGLDIDQVVLPPQLAASLPPSEAQAINLVRTQNPKVLEATADVDAANALAKSAKGDLYPEIGLDLRGRVGQDIDGFKGNANDVQGRVFLRWDIFDGGINRAKLQEMVRRASEARFRLHQVQRQAEEDVRIAWTAMESRANIVRALESQSRVTDDLLLSYRSQFNVGRRSLLDVLDAQNTRYNVQVRLETAKFSQLFAQYQTLASTNQFIGALNVSPGTGAGMNERERFNYGPPVPAELQRRVYPK; encoded by the coding sequence ATGGTCAAGAGCAAACTCGCTAGCCTGGCCGCAGTAGCACTGCTGTGCGGCGCATCGACGCCGGTACTGGCACAGGCTCAGGGGCAGGCGGTTTCCATGCGCGATGCGATCGCCGTGGCGATGGAATCCAACCCGGAAATCCTGCAGGCGCAGATGAATACCGAGGCAATCCAGGCCGAGCGCAAACAGGCCCAAGGCCTGTTCGCGCCGCGCGTTACGCTGGATGCGTCGGCGGGCGCGCGCCGTCTGGAAAACGCCACCCGGCGCAATCTGGGCATTTCGGATGACTGGCTCTATCCGCTTGAAGCGGGGCTCAACGCGGAATGGGTGGCCATCGATTTCGGCCGCCGTCGCGGGGAACTGCTGCGGCAGGCGTCCCGGGTAGACGGCGCATCGCTGCGGGTGCTGGAACGGTCGCAATATGTGGCGCTCCAGATCGCCCGCCAGTACCTCGATATCCTGTTGCAGGAACGTGTTCTGGCGGCATCGCAGGATAACAGCGCGTTCCACCGTTCGCTGGTGAACGATCTGGCTGAAGGGGTCCGTCAGGGCTCGATCAGCATCGCGGATCAGCAGCAGGCGGAAGAACGCCTTCAGGCGGCCATCGTCCGCGAGGAAGAAGCTGCCGAAACGCTGAAGGACGCCAGGATTTCGCTGCGCACCCTGACGGGTCTGGATATCGATCAGGTCGTCCTGCCGCCGCAGCTCGCTGCATCGCTCCCGCCGAGTGAGGCGCAGGCCATCAATCTGGTGCGTACGCAGAACCCGAAAGTGTTGGAAGCAACGGCCGATGTCGATGCCGCCAATGCACTGGCGAAATCGGCCAAGGGCGATCTCTATCCCGAAATCGGGCTCGATCTGCGCGGCCGTGTCGGTCAGGATATCGACGGCTTCAAAGGCAATGCCAACGATGTGCAGGGCCGCGTGTTCCTCCGTTGGGATATTTTCGACGGCGGGATCAACCGGGCCAAGCTGCAGGAAATGGTGCGCCGCGCCAGCGAAGCACGGTTCCGGTTGCATCAGGTTCAGCGTCAAGCCGAGGAAGACGTGCGCATTGCCTGGACGGCCATGGAAAGCCGCGCCAACATCGTGCGCGCGCTGGAATCGCAAAGCCGCGTGACCGATGATCTGCTGTTGTCCTATCGCAGTCAGTTCAATGTCGGACGGCGTTCGCTGCTGGACGTGCTGGATGCGCAGAACACCCGCTACAATGTGCAGGTGCGGCTGGAAACGGCCAAGTTTTCGCAACTCTTCGCTCAGTATCAGACGCTGGCTTCCACCAATCAGTTCATTGGTGCGCTCAATGTGTCTCCGGGTACGGGCGCGGGCATGAACGAACGGGAACGGTTCAACTACGGTCCGCCGGTTCCTGCTGAATTGCAGCGCCGGGTTTATCCCAAGTAA